Within Mustela lutreola isolate mMusLut2 chromosome 10, mMusLut2.pri, whole genome shotgun sequence, the genomic segment GTAGCAGCGTCGGGGATCCCAGTTCTCAGGAGATTTCCCACCCCGTGGCCCAgcagcttcctcctctgccctgcaCGGAGGAGGTCTGGAAGAGCCTGAGTCTCCCGGTCTGCGAgggaaccccccaccccaccacccgcGGACAAACACAGAGAGGCCTTTGCTTCCTCACACTGCTTTATTGCAGAATCTGGAAGAGGGGGGAATGAACCAATTCCACCCCTCTGCCCATCTCTGGGCAAAATGGAGcgcaaacaaaatgagaaaacactcGACAGACACGGACTGGGCAAAACCCTGTGCTCTAGGATCCCCTTAAACAGTGAACCCCTGATTTGCTGCCTAGAGAGCCCCAGCCCTGGGGATACGgtgggattgggggtggggaggatcaAGCCTGAGAAGAGTCCACTTCTGAGGGCTTCTCAGGCACCCATAGAAGACCTAAAGTCTCTGGAAAGAAGTCTAGATTGAAGGGGGCCTGGGTCCCAGAGTCCAGGTTTGGAGGGTTGGATAGAGAGCCCTGATCTGGGGAGAGGTCTTGGTCTGGGCACCAGACTGTGGGGAAAGGGCTGAATCCTGAAGTCCAGGCTGGCGAAAGGGATTTGAACCATGGAGGCTCCATAAAGGTCCAGGTTTGGGGGCCCTGGGTCAGGGAGTACCGGTATGGGGGTGTTGGAGTGGGGAAGCTAAATCCTGGAGCCCAGGAGGAGCCCTGATTTGAGGAGGGGCTGGGTCCCAAAGATGGTATGGAAAAGGAGCCTTAGTCCTTGGAGCCCTGGTTTGGGAGGCCCTGGGCCCCGGAGTCCTGGCTCAGGGCCCTGCCTGGCTGCAACCCTGGCACAGCACTTGGTCTCCATCCGGCACAAAGCCTTGGCCCACCAGGGAGGTGGAGCAGCGGGCGCAGGAGAAGCAGCTGTGGTGCCAGTGGCGGTCTTCAAAGGACACATACTTGCCTCCGCCGAGTCCTGGAGGGAGGCTGGAGGTTAGCTCTGAGGATCCAGAGCGTAGTCCTGTCCCTCAGACTCACCCCATTCCAGATCCCGATCCCGTTCCCTTGCTTGCACCCTACCCGCCATGCTCGTTGACCCATGTCGCACCTGTGATGGGGCTTTTGCAGCTGCTGCACTTGGGTGCAAAGAGTTCTCCAAAACAGGCCACGCAGTAGGGATCATCATCCCGGGAGGTGAACTGCTGCCCTGCCAGGGGCATCTGGCATCCCGTGCAGACCAGGCATTCTCGATGCCAGGGCTGGTCACGGTAGGTCACGCCGCCTTGCGTCAGCGTCTGTGGGGGCAGCACCGGTCAGCAGTGGGGAGCGGTGATCCCCACCCTGGGACAGAGCCTCGCTCACTCCCCACCACCGAccggccctgcccccaccttgcTGCAGCGAGCACAGCGAGGGGCAAACTTGTTCTCATAGCAGGGGACGCAGTAGTGAGCACCCTTGTCCGGCACGAAGGAACGGGAGCCAAGAGGCTGTTCACAGCCGCTGCACAGGAAGCAATGCTCGTGCCACGTCTGGCCTCCATATTCCAGCTTCCGGGACCCTGTGGGGAACAGGGGTCCCTCTCAGAGGCTGGGTCCCAAGCTCCTGAGGgctgccctctgctgcccccgAGAAGAGACCCCGCTGTTCCCAAAGCCTAAGCTGGGTagcatccacacacacacacatcaggacCCTCACCACCCGTATGGCACCCACGACCCGCTCCTCCCCAAGACGACACATGCTAGGCCCCCAGAATCTAGACACGAGGGTCTGGCATGTGTGAAGTCCCCACATGTGCTAGATAGGACCACGTCAGCATCCACCAGGCCTCCATGTCACAGGCACGATGACTCAGCACATGCTAAGCCCTTACACACCAGACACGATAGCTTTAGCACACCTGCAAAGACCCAGGTGCACTACGCCAGCGAGTCTCTGCCCCTACTGGATTCTAATACCGGGCACCTGGATTCAGTACATGCGAAGCCTTGGTATCTACTAATCATGTCATTGTCCACATGTCCTCAGCCCTCACCTATCTACGAGGAATGAAGGTCACCATACATGTTAGGCCCTGTTTACCCATCTCTACCAAGCCCTGATGCGCCCAGCAGGATGGTCTCACTGAACTCCTCGCTCCTAGTGTACTAAATACACAGGTGTGTTTCAAGCTTGTCAGTCTGCCCATGCATGGTAAGCCCACAGGTTTGTACCAGGTCTGGCACATGTTAAACCTTTAGGAACATTCCAAGCATGTGGGTTCCTGCACATGCTAAGCGCTCATTTGTATCCCTGGGCATGCCAGTCCCTGGGCACGCTCATCTCCCACGAGTGTACAGGCAGGACTGGTCCTGTACGTGCTCAATTTCCAAAAAGATGCCATGCGTGCAGGTCTTTGTAATACTAAGCCTCCCGGGATGCACCGTACACGTGCCCGTCCCTTGGCCATGCACGGAGCCTGCGCAGAAGCCTGGCATCAGGGTGGCAGGTGCATGGCGGGGCCTCCAGGGACGTACCGGGCATGACGGTCTCCCCGCAGGCGGAGCACTGTGATGAGAAGGCGCTGCAGTAGCAATCATTGCAGAGCAGCTCGTTGTCCTGGCAGGTGAAGGGCTCGTCGGCCAGGGAGCGCTTACAGCGGCAGCAGCGGAAGCAGCCCTCATGGAAGTGGCGGTCTTCATAGAACAGCTCCTGCAGGGAGCATGGCAGGGGCCTGGCACCCGTGCCCCTCTGCCAGCCTCCACCCACTCCTTGCCCGGTCTGGTCCAGTCCTTACCCTGGAGTCGTGCCCGATAAGCTGCTGGCACTCGGCACAGGTGTTGGCAAAGGTGCTGTCATAGCAGGGCACACAGTAGGGGCCATCGTCCGTCTGGATGTATTTGCGGCCATACAGGCTCTCACTGCATTTTGCACAGTCAAAGGCCTCGCTCATGGTGGCTGTGAGTGAGCCCTGCCAGGTGCCAAAGGTGGGGCATGGGTCACTCAGTCGGGCTGTGGCTTAGGCCCTTGCCAAAGCCCTTTgtgtaaaaaacaacaactataaCAACAACAAGCCCAAGAGACCAGGCCTAAGAAATGTGGGGTCCAAACAGCAGATGATGAAGATGGGGGTGCTTCTGGAAAGCCAGTTGTGCATGTTTACTTCTGTATTTAACGGCGTGTGAGGCGGGGGAGAAGGGGTCAGGAAAAAATCAGGAAGCAGAAGTTGTTTTCTTATCTGAGCCTTGGCagatctggggggagggggcttttcCTGGGTCAGTGACTCATTTCCTGCCCCAGCCTGAGTTTAGCTTCTACTGTCCCTACTGTCCCCAAAgggacaggagcaggggcagagagtcACCCCACTCTCTATGGCGAGTGAAGAGCACTCCCGCCCTCTTCTGACTCCCAGGAAGGGGCCTTagggatatggaaaaaggaacCTCCACTCAGAGCTCCTGGAGTGAGGAGCTTAGGGATATGAATGGGCTGTGCCCGCCCTCTCCCGGTCTAGAAGCCAGTGGAATGTTAGAGGGATATTGGGCCATGAATGGTGGAGGTGGAAGTCACCTCGGGCCTCCTTCCGTCCGGGAGAATCAGCCCAAGCAAGGACTTCAGAGGCTCAGGCTAGGTTTAAGCAGGAAGGAAATCCTGTAAGCTGGACACAGCCAAGCTTCCCCAGCTGgaccctctgccctcaccccatGCAGCCCCTGCTGGGTCTCTTGGTCACACCAGCCTGGGCAGCCTTGGCCTGCACATCTGCAGCAGCTGTGGCAGAAGGATGGCTAGATGTCGGGTTTGTCCAGCAACAGGGGCAAGAAAAAGGAAGTGAGATGCCTGGGGAGGGACGGGGAACTGAAGACGGGATTACGCAGCATGCCCCTGCCATctccagccaggcatccctcctgGCAGATCTTTCCAGTCCCCTGGGTCATTatttccctccccctgcctctgggaGAAACAGCGTCTCCCCAGCTTTTCTGGTTTCTGAGGGTTTGGGGTAGGGGGAGTAGAGGGTGAGGGAATGGGAGCCACAGAAGACATTTTCTCCCCAATCAGGCCCCCTCTTGGGTGGGGAGTCAGGCAAGGGGGAGCCCTCAGAGCTGCTGCTGCAgaacccagccccagcccccactaAACCTCAGACACTTTCCATTTTCTCAGGAACAAAGCATGTTTGCGGGATGAGGTCATCCACACAGCTGCCTCTGGAACAGGAGCATAGGgagtgggggggcagggaagtgGGGTTCCCAGTCCCTTCTGCTGCCCCTGACTCCAGTCTCTAGCCCCAGGTTCAGAGCTCCCCGCCCCCAGCGTCCTCGTCATGAAGCTTGCTTTCTAAGGGCTGGGATCCCTGGCTGGGTGGAGAGGAACCACCAGGATTCATGGGAAGGGGATGTTCTCACAGCTGCAGAGGAGCCTGGAGAGGACAAAGGAACCCACCAAcccactacccccccccccccgccaccactAACTGGCAGTCCCCAGAGCCTGCCCAGGCTCAAGCTGAAGGAAAAGTGCTCCTTTTCTCGGCCACCCCCAGTGGGAAATTCTGGCCAAGAAGCATTGCTCTGGCTTGGAGTTCAGATTCCAGGTGCCAGCAAACGCCCAAGCCTGGAGGGCCTGGCTCTTGAAGGGATGTTCTGTGAACTCAAAGCTGCCCTTCTGTAcaatgtgtgtgttgggggggaatACAAAGTTCATACCCCAGGCCAGGCCGTGAGGCCTCCAGGGGCTGGGATCTTCAGAGAGCAGATTCTGGAGGAGGGCTATGCTGTACAGTAGAGGGTAGACCTCTTTCTTGGTCCACTCCCCACCAGTCAGGCTGGGTTTCCTCTGGCCCAGCATCTGAGGGTTGCCTGGGCTGTCAGCCACTGGGCAGCAGGGGGCAACACAGGTGGAGCGTGTGGCTGTGGTCTGTCCGGGAGTGACCCgagtcttttccttccttcctggcgtGGCCCACAGCAGCCATCACCTTCCCGGGCCCAGGCTAGCCCTGGGGCCACACCCTGGGAGGCAGTCACCACTCTGAAACAGGGGCACCCCAAATAGGGTATGGGCatggcttctgtttccttcccagaaTCCCCCAGGCTCTTAGTCTGTCCAGCTGGATGCTAATGAGGACAGAGTGAAGGGCACAATCAAGGCCCACCTGtccctgcccatccccctccctcaCCATCTCCCTCCTACTTTCCCTGGCAGGGCTAGGGGACTGAAGACAGCCAGTCTTATATTCCTTCATGGCTAGTGGGGTATGGGGGGGGTGCAAGGGGAGACTGCTCAGTCTGCCAGATGGTTTGCAGTCCCTGCttccaccaacacacacacacccctacacctgacccagacacacacacatctgacACATCCTGGTGAACCTTCCAGAGCTCAGAACGGCTGGATAAATGGCTGAGGCATTTGGCTTACAGAGGCTCAAATGTGGCATGTGGATCTGAATCCTGACTTCTTCGCTTACTAGCtgggtgatcttgggcaagtcacttaggGTCCCTGGGCCTGTTTCCTTATCTAAGCTTACCTCCTACTCCTGCGGTTGCTGTCAGGCTGAAATGTTGGTGCTTGGAAAGCACCTGGCAGAAAGTGAGTAGTCAGTAAAATGGTAGCCGTTGGTGTTTTTATTATTAGCCCCTCACACACCAGGGGTCAGAGAAGTTTCTGAGCCAGGCCTGGGTCAGGGAGCTGGCCTGGGTTTTGACCTGGAAGTTCTCAGGGTAGACCCACGGATAGAACAAAGAGCCCCCCCGCTGCCCCAGCCCTGTTCTGCTGGGAGAAGTAAAGATGCCCAGGACGTGGCCAGGGAGCTCAGTGGGACCAGCCTGACCCCAGAGAGACTCGTCACCCAGGTACACAGGTCTAAGTACCTGCACGATGTCCTGCTTTGCACGAAGTGCCATCCTATCCACCATTTCACCATATCTCACAGAAGACAGGCAGGATAGGGGATCATTCCCATCTTACAGTTGAGCATAGAAACCAGGGACAAGCCAGGCCCAAGGTCACTCAGGTCTCAGAAAGGCCTGCTTTCCAGCCTGGAGccctttcctgtttttctccctAAAATTGCTGCAGTGGCAGTAAAGGGGGTGGTCAACACTTAAGAGCAGGGGTATGGGAGATACGGGGTGACATCACCAGCACAGGAACCTCACTCTTCTCCCCCAGCTGCCAACCCTGCTGTTGGAAGACACCCAGAAGCCTTTCCAACTACCCATGCCAACCGCTCAACTCCTTCGCCCCCCTCCACCATGCACTGTCCAGGAGGACCCTGGCCAGGTCCCACAGCTGTGAGTTAGGATCagaacagacccctcccccagctcccatgAACTGACAGGAGATTTAAGGGGAGAAACctaattccccccaccccctcacctcctGCTATCAGGCACCAACCCCaaacttttccttctctcctctcctccccccatgGGGCCTAGGAGTCAAAGGAGTgtaggggaaggggggtgggaagcaggatcCAGCAGCTGCCTTGGGGACAGCAGAGGAACAGttcattcaccctgagtcccccaGGGCTGAAGCAGCCCTTCCAAGATGtgagtttaaaaataagttgGGCTGTCTTGGTATATGCCTGGGGCTCCTTTTTGATCTCAGTCTGTCTCAGGTCCTCTGCCTCACAGGGGTCTGGCTGGCCCAGAGTTTCTGTTTCCCCACATTGTTGCTTCCCAGTCTTTCAGGCCAGAGTCTTTACAGGTCTGTCTGGGAAGCTGTCAATGCGCCCCCATCAAAGCCAGCTCTGCCCCACTCAGCCAGTCAGTTCCTCTGCACACTTGAGCGGTCTTTCTGTTTTGCGTTTATCTCTCTGGCTGGTTAGCTCCCAATGCCCCCGCACACCCCCGCGGGTTTCTACCCCTGGATACCCAAATCTTGGTATCTGAGTCTCTCTAAGGGGTTCCTACCCCTTCTCTCACTTAGCACCTCTGTTGCTGAGTGTCTCTGTCTCCAGTTTCTGGAGGGTTCTCTAGGCCTCACAGAGGCTAATCTATCACGAGGCTAACGAATCTTAGGCTTCAGCGCCCCTCACTTGCCAAAGACCCTGCAAAGCCCCGGGAAGGTCGCTACAACGTGTCCACGGGGGGCAATGCACGCTTCTCCTTCAGATGCTCCGCTCCACAAAACCTGGGTCGGTCCCTCTGCCTCGGGTCTGCCTCTCGGTGACTCTACCGCCaagcctctgtcccttcctcgGGTATCCCTGCAGCCTCCTGTCTAAGCCTGACTCTCCTGTCCCAGTCTCGGTCGCGCTCCACCGGGCTTTCTGGGAGCCTCAGTTTTTCGAACCCTCCCGGTGGCTCGCTtcactctggcttctcggtttcAAACttggccccctcccccgcccaagTCTCGGAGCAGCTTCCGCCCCGCTTGGAGTCCAGGATCAGTGCGATCCGGGAGGCACCCTCCGGGGCTCAGCGCCCCCGCGCCGCCCGCTCCCAGCGCGCTCCGGGTCATCTCGGCCGGACCCGGGTCGGGAGCAGGGGGCGGCGGCTGGGGCAGGGAGCGGGGATTCGGAGCCGGGTTCGGTGGGGAGCTCACCTCGAAGCGGGCGGCGGCGGAGGGGAAGCCGGGCCGCGCGTCCCTCGCCGGCTCGTACCTGCGGgccgggcagggctggggcagagcaAGGCGTCCGCGAGGCTGCCGGCTGCACACGGACTGTGTGGGCGAGTGGGAGCATTGCCCCAACCCCTCCCCGAGGAAGTGCGCGCGGGGCCCGCCCCGCCCGGACCCCGCCCCCTGGCCGCCCCTGGCCGCGGGGTGGggaccccgccccggccccgcatCCCAGAAGCTGGGGGCCAGACCCCGCCCACATCTCCTTTTTGCGCTGGAGCCCGCTCCAGGTCCCCTCGGCTGGCCCAGTTTAACCTGGCTCTCCCAACCTTCCCGGGTGGCCAGGACCCCGCCCCCGTCCTCTCTTCGCTTTCGCCTTACTCtccccctgccttcccctctcttaCCGGCAGCCAGCGGGAGACTGCTCTACTCCATCTCAAGGAAGGGGTACAGTACCCAGCAGACCAAACCAAGGTCCATTAGGGGACCAAGAGTCCCTGCCTCTTCGTGAgtgcgcccctccccccgcttccAGCttaccccccactcccaccccgggGGTCACACCTAGACCGAGTTTGTAAGAGTACTTAATGGAGCCTGAGAGAGAGGGTGGTTTTGATTCTGTCGTCAGGGCCCTACCAGTGGGAACCAAGGTGTTCTCTGGCAACAAGCAGTGAAGAGAAGATCCCCTAACCCCGGAGAGGACCTTGACCTTCAAAGCGCTTGATTTCAGGGCTCTGAGTGGCAAAAACAGAAGTAACCAACTCCTCACCTCCAGCCGCGTCCTGGGACAGAGAAGTTTGGCCTTGGTTTCCACAGTGCCCAGGAATAGTTTTGACCTTTGAAGCCCAGGGGAGACCCTAATCCTTGGCCTCATGGTTTTTGGATTTCTCAGGGAGGGGTGTGAAGCGTGTGCTCAGATGGGGCACTGCAGGGTTGGTGGAGGGAAGTGGAGggaacccctcctcccccacctctacAGTTTCCAATCCTCTGGCTTCCTCCCTGTGCCTGGGAGGGAGGACTGGCGCCTGCCAGGGACACAAGGCCCCTCCAGGTCCTTGAGGCCAACTCCCCTGGGATCCTCAGGCTTGTCACTAGGCATAAATAGCCTCGATGtagaagggtgggggagggaggaggaggctctGCTGTGCTGTTTGCAAAACAAGAGACAACAAACCAACCCTAGAAATAACCTCAGCATCTAGAGTCGAGATTCAGGTGCCCACAGAGGATCTCCCATCCCCCAGGCTGGATCCAGCCAAGTTCTCAGAGCAGAGACTCATTCCCATCCAGGCTGGAGCTCCTGAATTCCTTCCACTCCCATCTCTGAATCATGTGCTTGCCTTCCTGGATCCCAAGTCACCCTTGAGGCCAGGTTTCCTTCCAAAATCAAACTAATTGCTTTATTATTGTTCCTGATACCTGGACTGTAAGtgccatgagggcagggactagGTCCTTCTTGTTCACTACCCCATTCCCAGTACTTACTCTGAAGTCGGCACATAATAAatatctgatgaatgaatgaatggcactGCTTCAGTTTGCACTCCTCTCTACCTCAGTTTGGACCACAGGTACCTGCTAACCAGAGTCCAGGGAGTAAGCAGCCCGCCCATGGGTGGGCCCTTGCTCTGGGCTTTGTCTTGAAGGTGTAGGTGACTCCTAGacctggggagggcagggaagattGCCTGGTTGGAGTAGATGACAAGGCAGGGTCTGATCTGGGGTAAGGAGAGGGCAAAGATGAGCCGCTTTCAGAGAGGGAGGGCTTAAGACTGAGTAAGGAAGGTGACGGATCAAAGATAGAGTTGGAGTCTCTGGTGTTTCCTCACGCTTGAACCTCTGCTGAACAGCCTTAATAAGAGTTGGCATGTCCTGAGTTCTTTGCACCAGTCCCTCCCTGCCTAAAcactttgcatatatatatatatatatatatatatatatatatatatatattagaagatacactttaaaatatatatatttaggggctttaggggcacctgggtggctcagtgggttaaagcctctgccttcggctcaggtcatgatctcaggttcctgggatcaagccccagtcgagtcgggctctccgctcagcagggagtctgcttccctgctctctctctgcctgcctctctgcctacttgtgatctctgtaggtcaaataaataaataaaatcttaaaaaacatatatatatatttaaaagattttaaataaatatctatatcttttggcagagagagatacagtgagagagggaaggaacacaagtagggggagtgggagagggagaagcaggcctcctgctgagttaggagcctgacaccgggctccatcccaggaccctggatcaatacctgagctgaaggaagatgctcaaagactgagccacccaggcgccccagcacttgGCATACATTAATGTACTTGATTATCCCACAACTGTATGAAATGTGtattcttatccccattttaaggtTGAGAAAATGGAGGTACAGAGAGAATAAGTAACCTGCCAAAGGTGACAGAGCTAATAATGGCAAAGGCTGGATTCAAATCCACACAATCAAATGTCAGAGCTCCTTATGCTATAAAGGGCTTAACCGGCAGGCCCTGCAGCCTCTTTTGTCACTCAACCTCTTTACGCTTCATTTGCTCATCCCTTAAGAGTGCTTGACTCCCTGTCTCCCAGCATTCTCATGAGTATTAGAGGTGAGTACACAGTAGGTATTGAGTATGTGGGACTCACTCGGCCCAACACATTCCCTTTCATGGTCCAGTGTTAAGGTTCTGCTGCTTGGATTGGGAGTCAGGAGGCCAGAGAAAATTAGATTTTTGGCTTGGGCCAGCCTGGGGGAGGGACACTGGTAGAGGGCAGGGGCTATGTGtcctttcccctccccatttCTAGCTCTCCAGTGGGCTCACATTTCCCTTGGCCCAGGAGGACTACGTGCCCCAGGGAGGTCTAGGGATCAGCCACATGGACTCCCTGTTCCCATTTCCCATCAGTCCTCCCCCCCTTCTCTAGGGAACAGGTGTGTCTGAGCTGGGGCTGGAAGAAGAGCCTGATTGCTGGATGACTAGCCTTGGGTGAGTGGGATCTGGCAATCCCTTCGCCCCTCAGGAAGCCCCCACACACCCTTCCTTATCTCATGCTGGAGGAGGTCTCACTCTGGGTCTTCTGGCTGTTCTCTCACCttggaagcattttttaaagaggagCCCCTGAGTGACAACTGACAGGCCTCTCTTAGTTTCCTGTGGGTGCTGAATCACTCCCCGATGCTTGTGATCACAAGCCCTTCTTTCCCCAGTGAGAaaacttccttccttctctgggcgTATTGCCCACTCTTACCCACTGGGCTGCCTGGAGCCCCCGCCTGGCCTCATGGCTTAGCAGACACCCTTTCAGATTGCCCAGAAACACTATTCTCATGAACCCAAGCCTCGCAATACTCTGTGGGTGTAGAGGGTGAAGTGAGTGACTTCTAAAGAGTatgcagggttgggggtgggtggggcgggAGAATTAACCTGTTAAATGCCCTCTACAAGCAAGGCACCATGCTAAGTGTTAGTCATTGCCTCCTTCGGTTCTCACAAAAGCGGTATGAATtggttatattattatttctgtctGATAGGATAGGAGGCGGAGCTCAGAGAATTTGACCACGTGCCCTAAATCCAAGCTGATAGCAGTGGCTGTGCGATTCAAACCCAAGGCTGATTCCTGGGTCCCTTAAAGGAGCTGGGGCTGGAATGGTGGATCAGATCACGAAGGGCCTTGTCTTTCAACGGTTAAGCATTAAGTCACAAATGCGGTGCAAGTTTGTTAATGTCTATGACCTGAGTTGGGCAAAAGGCTCAAATTGAGAGGCAGGAAAAAACTTTTCACATGGCAGATCTCAGCTACTTTCAGCTTTGTCATGCCCACCCGTCTGCTGGACTGGCACCTCCGGGGACCGAGGAGAGAATTTCCTCGGAAAGCCTCAGTGTGAGGCGTGAGCTCTGTCACGACAAATGGGTGCAATTGCTGAACTCACTGAGGGTTAGCTTCATGtgatagaaaagaaaaccaaacacctCTGAAGTGCCCTACGGTGCCCAACCCTCTCTCTAGCCTTACTGGTAGCtttagtaacaacaacaacaaccattgCTCCAATTGATTGTGAACTCGTTCAAGGGGTGAACACAGCATTAAGCACTTTAAACGTATTAGTtcttttaatccttacaacaattcCGTGGAcatactattattactattattttacagatggggagatCGAGGTTCATTGAAGCTAATTTTGCCTTGGCTGATGGCAGTTAGGATCAGAACACACCTCTGTGGTTTTTGGTCCTAATCATTACATTGTACCACCTCTGAAACTCATTCTGTCAGCCAGCCATTCCTTCAGGGTGTGAGGGACTCAAAGCTTTTAACTACCGCCGGGAGAGAACTCCTGCATTCAGCTGTGAGCCTCTCGACAGTCCTGTGAAGCAAGCAGAACACGCTATTATTATCCTTGTTTTATGGACGAGAAAAATGATGCTCATTAAAATCAAAGACCTGtcaaaagtcacacagctggtaaatggcagagccaaaCATGGCTTTAAGTTCTCCTGTCTATAGGGTGCGCTTTCCCGCACAGGATAAAAAATTCACACGACTCGTACCTTGTCACGCACGGCATAAATCGGGTAATTGGAGCGGAGCGGTAGGTGACTGCGCATGCGCACACCCAAGCCCTGCTCAGCCCGAGGGCAGTGCCAGCCACGTGTTCCCAGGAGCCAACGCGGAGCCGAGCGCGAAAACGAGATCTCGGTACACGTGCACAAGTTCTGGCGAATGAGAACAGACTCTTGCAGAGTCACGGGACTAGACCCAGGAAACTACACTTCCCAGAAGCAGCTTGGAGCTGGACGCCTCCGCTGGAGGACGTAGTTCCGGAAAAGCAGGCGCCGGATAGGCTGCGGATAGGACGTGGGCTGTTCTAGGCAGCTGGCGCCCCGGCCTATTTCCGGTAGGATCGGCGGACGCGGCCGCCGAGGGTTTGCGGGGAAGGCGTTGTCTACTCGAGTTTTTCCAGGCGTGAGCAGACATGGCGGCGGCTTTTCGGAAGGCGGCTAAATCCCGGCAGCGGGAACACCGAGAGCGAAGCCAGGTAGGACTGCACAAGCCCCACGAGTGCTGGCCCGTGGCCTCATGTGCTACCCtcgcctcctccctctctccacctgcgGGCCCCGGTACCTTCCCAACGTCAAGGGGGCACGTAAATAAACTCAAATGTATGCTGAAGACGCGGGCGTGCCTGGGGCGGAGCCTCGCGACTTGGCGGGGTCGGGGGTCGTCGTTCTCGTTCTAGGGGGAGCATTGGCTGTCTTGCGAGTTTTCAGGGAGGGAGTTGGGTGAGACACTGTATAAAGCGCTTGACTGGGGGGAAGGTGAGGTCAAAGCGCACACGGGCTGGAACTGGAATCCCATCTGTGGGCCCTGCCCGCTGCATAGGGGGTCTGTGACCCAAGAGGTTGGTGATGATAATGTTTTTATCACCGTTTGGCGTGGGCATTGTGCAAAGTCCGTGAAGCTCCGCCACATTCGTTTTTGCTTATGTCTCACACTGTAACGTTGATGTTTTCTAGCCCCATTATATAGATGAGCAAGCTGAGGTCCAGGGAGCTGAAGTGACTTGCCTAGTGACAAACACCAAATTCAGGTGGATAAACAGTTGTAGGACTTTGGAGGGTGTGTCTGTGTTGAGAAGGTTGAGTAGAAATTCGTTTAGTATATGAAGAATCAGTGTATTCATTCCACTTTGCTTAGAAATCACATGGTAACCAATCCAGAAGGGCCCTTAGGGATATCTGGTCCAGCTTCAT encodes:
- the FHL3 gene encoding four and a half LIM domains protein 3 isoform X1; translation: MSEAFDCAKCSESLYGRKYIQTDDGPYCVPCYDSTFANTCAECQQLIGHDSRELFYEDRHFHEGCFRCCRCKRSLADEPFTCQDNELLCNDCYCSAFSSQCSACGETVMPGSRKLEYGGQTWHEHCFLCSGCEQPLGSRSFVPDKGAHYCVPCYENKFAPRCARCSKTLTQGGVTYRDQPWHRECLVCTGCQMPLAGQQFTSRDDDPYCVACFGELFAPKCSSCKSPITGLGGGKYVSFEDRHWHHSCFSCARCSTSLVGQGFVPDGDQVLCQGCSQAGP
- the FHL3 gene encoding four and a half LIM domains protein 3 isoform X2, which encodes MLPLAHTVRVQPAASRTPCSAPALPGPQVRAGEGRAARLPLRRRPLRGSRKLEYGGQTWHEHCFLCSGCEQPLGSRSFVPDKGAHYCVPCYENKFAPRCARCSKTLTQGGVTYRDQPWHRECLVCTGCQMPLAGQQFTSRDDDPYCVACFGELFAPKCSSCKSPITGLGGGKYVSFEDRHWHHSCFSCARCSTSLVGQGFVPDGDQVLCQGCSQAGP